DNA from Onthophagus taurus isolate NC chromosome 2, IU_Otau_3.0, whole genome shotgun sequence:
ttcctggaaaccgtgtttattgaaattaagaaataaaacttattttaaattgaaacttgAAGCTTTCTatttaaatcgatgtataacaatcaatgggttgaattaaaaaaatattgagaaaaagaatattgagttaaaactaacattttcgtataacctaaaagtgtcaaaaaagatgctaatttaaaaattcctggaagccgtatttattgaaattaaagaatgagacttattctaaattaaagctcaaagctttctttttaaaatgatgtataataattgttaggttagattggaaaaatattgacaaaaaacatgttgaaagaaaacttacattttcgtataacctaagagtgccaaaaagatgctaatttaaaaattcctggaagccgtatttattgaaattaaggaatgagacttattctatattaaagctcaaagctttctctttaaaattatgtataataattgttaggttggattggaaaaatattaaaaaaaacatgttgaaacaaaactaacattttcgtataacctaaaagtgccaaaaaagatgctaatttaaaaattcctggaagccatttttattgaaattaaggaataaaacttattttaaattaaagctcaaagctttctctttaaaatgatatataataattgttgggttggattggaaaaatatagagaaaagaaatgttgaaataaaacttacattttcgtataacctaagagtgtcaaaaaagatgctattttaaaaattcctggaagccgtatttattgaagttaaggaatgaaatttattttaaattaaagctcaaagttttctctttaacatgatgtataataattgttgggttggattggaaaaatattaagaaaaaaaatgttgaaacaacacttacatttaaaagagtcaaaaaagatgctaatttaaaaattcttagaaaccatgtttatagaaattaaggaatgagacttattttcaatttaagctcaatgttttctttttaaaatgatctgtaataatcacacctaataaccatgtatcaaagaaataccttcttgaacaacaaaattcaacagcaccacttttcactaaacttctaacctcacatttggatgaataagtttaaagtgtacctaaaaatcctacagtggggattgcgacgttttttatacagattatttcttgtatacacttgtatagtagaaagtatagacagctctaaatgcgccgaatagataactacagtttaaaatgagtgtttaaaattaccggtactttaaagtaccgtcgggacacaaagggttaacctagtgtgccatggaaaacaaatgtttaatgacttattgacaaacgtcaaagtctgatttacgttgtttgatgTTTGTGAGTCTGAAACCagataaaatggatattaataacgtaaataatgtttatacaaatgaagaaatccataatttattttttgtgcatgaaaagtgcgacaaagttcttagtagaacttgcagaatgtttaatgaaaattatccgcatttacctccgatgacaaaagataaatttagaagaatagaagcaaattttttgcattttggacgaattaatcacgtgttaaactgaccaaaaaatgtagtagataatgcaacggaagaggtgaatgcCTTGGCTTATTTtgagcccagtcccaacacgTCAATttgagctgccaaagaagatctaggAATCgtactacgaactttgtcacgctttttatgcataaaaaataaattaagaattttttgatttgtgtaaatagtACTTTCGTtgttgttatcgattttaactcttttcagtactaatattaagggacatagCAGATAATTATttgctcacatgcatcaagtgaggtaaacaagtgagtctttgacaagaactcattgagaaggcttgtttttcatggcacactaggctaaatatccatatgatatgtgtgcatttttcaaaaaaccttaattatatcctaaactattaatgttaggtatgggacatatgggatataaaagatgtagaatgagacgccgaagacgactaagtaataaaatatggggggtgccatttaaaaaaatgaagttatggtacttccaaattttgaaaagttaacgtgccatagtaaagtgaccaaacgttctagacagccgttctcggcaccaaaacatactccatcatgttgtttaagcatattctgaatcctaaattgatatcccaaaaatcgagtgttctctgattttttgaacaaatgtctgctgtagcagatttttctagaaaaattcgaataactcgagaacggccgaatcaaattgcaaaaagtaaagttatttataaaccctgaaaacagacaaatccaaatgtgtaaaaatatacagggtgttccatttaaaaaaataaagtaggtggcgacttccggtataaccggaagtgcaagaaatctgaaaatattttagtcgaagagatcgtaattgataatacttaagtctgaattctcaaatttttattttcgccagaaccccagaaacgtctaatgaccggtctcgctgagacaccctgtatagtgtTTACCaacctattaaaaattaattgattaattgagttaatttccACATCACATCCATATTAATTTATCCTGATCCAACCCCACTCAGCGCTCTTCTTATCTCTTATTATGGTTTTATTATCCTCTACGCTTCGTTATAGAACATCAATTCAAAAGTTGTTTGTAGAACACTAGGTATTGCTTGCAAAACACTAGATACcgtttgcagaagactaaatactgttaaTTGAGGCCTACATCCTCCTTATAGAAAGCTAGATAGTATTAGCAGAAATAACGCAAGATTAGATAATATCTcttataatgaaataaaataaacctaattaaaaattgacacacatatttattaacttaaataattatgttttgtATACTTctccaatttttcttttaaataggTTTAACAACACTCAACAGAATTTCACGTGAAGCATTACTACCAAATGGCCTCGAAACAAAATGCAGAATGAACGCTGTAAATACACCAACGGCTTTCCAAGATTTAACGGTATATATATACctaacaaaaagaattttttttattatgtttttaatattttaggcGTCCTTCCAAAACTTCTGGTCTTGCGCGTCATCAAATCTGTTTGGGGGAAATCCAGATGATTGtccaaaaatatcaagaaCGGTTGAAATTTGCGCTGATGAATTTTACCCAAAATTACGACAATGTTTATTACCAAAAGAAGACGAATTCTTCATCGGGTTTGTTAGAGATTCTATTAAAGCCGTTTTGGAGTTTGCTTGCAAGGATAATGCATTAAATTTACGTGGTacgttttatttaatagaaatataataatttacgtttgtttataatttgttaatttaaatgttCTTTCCAGATTTCCTTACAGTTGGgggtttaaaatgtttaaaaaactcCGAAAGTACTCATAACTTTGAAGGATGTATGGAAAGAGTAGATAGACATAAAGTTGAAAATGGTCAAGTGGTAATTGAAAAAGAAGCTCTGTGCAAGTAAGTAAACTttactaattattaaaaaaaattgttaataatttgtttaaacagAGATATTGATACTATTCGAATGTGTTCTGTGAAACATATAAAAGCCAGTAGCTGCCATAAAGACGAAAGATTTACGGAGCTAGTTGACGGTTTTATGGGGGCGATTCATTCACCTTGCAGCGCAACTTCgatatttgtaaatttaacgcttttatttacattaatatgttaccatttgaaaaaaatgttttgaataatCCATctcaaaatgatatttttaatttaatgtatgtTTATCttgaattatatttaataagggcacaaaactaaatttatgCAAGTTTGtaattgtaactttttaaaggttatatttttatattgatgaaatcattattaattttattattttggaataatgatatatatatattcctttggatattaattaattttactgtATAAAgccattttttatatatagaCGTTTCTAACTGTTTAtgcattattaataatattattatagtCCTTCAAGAAccagtttaaataaaaaatggcttacttattattattattctcgAAGTTAAGTGGTTAAATGTACTTATAGTAACtgatttaaatcattattgTGTCTCGATCTTagaattattgaaaatgtaaaaataaatactgttttagtttatttaactttatttttatttctaaatataCCGAATGTAGTTGATGCGGATGTCCAGGGCAGCgctaaagcgtttgtggggccagACCCAGCAGGTgatgtatcatttgcgatggccaaacaaACATAGGATTGATCTGTGGGCTAAAGAATGATTTTGCCTATTGTGGActtggaccagttctcctggaaagAACTGCTAAACCCGGGAATATCTTACGACTTGCTTGTAGCAgcattaaagttctaatggatgtctttactgggcactACCGATTAAAAGCACCCCTCCACTTGTTGGGTCTAGCCGACGATGTTCAAtaccgactatgtgcggaggacgAGAAGACGGTTGAGCAAGTTTTATGCTACTGCCCTGCTGTTaatcgtatcagattctcgatttttgggtcgctgTTTATCTCTCCAAAGGATCTGAATGACTTTGAGCTTCTTGCTGAGCAAagtattgtaataattttaacattctcTTAGTTCACCGAGAGAACATAACCTAGAATTTGTGACAGAGATTTTTTGTTGGTAAAAATCTTATCTTAAACCGTTTTGTTTACTTCCAAATGtatcaattattatagttCAGCTCCTAAAGCACATTTTTCATCCATCTTTTGAggttttaacgttattttgagaaagaaatccttgatttaaatttgaatttttctaactttactcattgttgaaatttggcgtGTACTCCAATGTATGTCTATAAACAAGAAAAGACAACGTTGAATACGAAGTTTTATTACGTTTCATAAAGGAATAAGGGAGAAATCaacgaaaaaagaattaaattttgaaggttAATTCCGAGAAAAATCAAGAGATGACGCTAGTTTCGaagcaagaattttgaattttgaaaagggcGCGAAGCTAAGAACCAATCAGAAACGAGGAAAAAACAGTTGGAGTGCCGGGGTATATAAGGAGATCGCGAACAGGGAGTGAGAGAGTCGTCGTCGGACCAGCGTCGAATCCACGTCGTCAGATAGAAGAATTTTTGAAGAGATAACCTCGaaaatttaagataatttttaaaaaaaaaagtcaaaccaacttacaatattaaaataaaagagaatCATCCTACAACCTATTCCGAGAATTACCGATACTTCTTCGAGATCATCCAAGACCCTATGTCCGAAGAACAAACAGTGCAATTACCCGCAAGAAGAATCCTGTAGACAATCCAGAAAATTAGTTAGTGCCCCGAACACAAGAGACAATTCCATAATCCAGATACCACATTGAACTccaatccttttttttatacagTGAGTCggatgataattttattttattatttaacataacctacaaaaagaaaattcaaagaatCAAACTCAAAGAACAACTCACAAGAGTTTCCTATAATTTTGATCAATACTTACTTGTGTGTAaagatttattagtttttcttgaataacgttcatttatttaattctattttttttttaaacgagtttgATGACAATTTAAGACATCGgccatttgttattttcaaagaacGGTTCTAACTAGTTTTATCCTACTCTCTCTCTCAAATAATAAACTGGTTCTCTCTAATATCGATATTTCAGTCGATAACCGCagttatctattttattttaaaaatttatctctcGTAAATAAGCAGtgttattaaagttaatttaggaaaaccattttttttgttgttactCATAAAACgagttaatttgattttgtattaattaaatgaattttttgtcgAACCTGATTAATATTCTTTTGAACCTGAACTTGCCTGAAACCCtgagttttttaataagagtctcttaaaattaaagaaacccAAATTTATAGATTAATAACTTGTGTATAAAACATCACACAAGTAATACAGCAcagtattaatgttcgttaagagcattggactgcactcataactcataaaccaTGTACTCGattatcaagatctatacgtcacaATGCCCTAATGGCATTTAAATAGCTAAATGCAGTTGttgaaatgcccgattcgacatatttaataatatttaatcaaacacatcaattatttccttaattaattaatcaattttagttATCAACGTTTcaatcgaaagtatgatccacaatgaatgcgaaggcggaaatgcccgatctcaaaatttactaattacctacGTACGGTTATTTAAATGACTCCACGTATCTACCGAATGGAAGTTTAGCCCCCAATAagagaagaaattaattaattttgattaaattcgctataagCAAAGAACGGTtcgacggattttaatgttttatatctcaaacgaaAGTTTGCCTCCGCCTGAATAATTATGTCGAAATGCCCgttcaaaatatttaagaattttgattaaaacacaaaaactaCTTAGTCAAATAAGTCAATTATCTCctaatagaattaaaaacgactcaccgattggatgttgtttcctttggattttacttcgaacctcagctggaaagaaaagataaataatttattgtgacaaaaaaaatgaattaatacgataccttctaacatccataaaatagcaatccgatgatctcaactatatcacatcactaatatcacctaacacttagcataaatataacacgtatttatcacttaattcaagtaataagttttatttttcaaagctactttatcacccttaaatgcccgcacatcaactaaaatgcgttattagcgaatcaacttccaaacatcccctccttaatttattgtgtgaagaaggaatactggaggtgaatcaacaaaaaatgtaaagacgacgttgccaagcggttttaaatcgttttttggttcaacctttcaataaaaaaattactcgttttctcgaaacattttaaataaaacttacgtcattttattataataaaacgcactatcgaattttaatgttcaacacttcctgcaaaagaatcaggtgcccaacaaataattaaaacgaagcaCTCGAGACGttggataaatttaaaaaaaaagtcgtatctcaagaacgaattgagatatcatcatgaaataaagaacattttaaagcaaattttatgaagGTTTAATTaatgtaccataaataatgTCTTATCTATCGTAAACTTcgtcgttatgattttttaaatccaactctgtatatttgatatgaaatataaattttgaaaagagcatctcttttttatgcaaaaaaatcgcaaaatgacggaccagccacaaacgaaactgcttctcttccgaataaaacttcaaacgttgcaaataatacggcgataaagtacttttttgctatgttgatcttagcaaccgtcgttatgcaaaAATGACTTATttctaccgcgagtaaacacgccaattcatttaatgacgtttgaagaaaaaagaagtcataggcaaaaaacgaaaaagtcatttttttgtttttcggccatattttaaaaactaaaacggctagatctaaaaacttagttgaaaaatgatgagctctGACAAtaagatacgcaactttgctcccatttaaccatttctgtatctcttatggtttgTGAGATCACAATCtggttttatacaaaatattaatggGACGGTCAACcaagacaaaaaaaaaagccCATAAAGGTGATTCCAAAACATCCACACGAACGTCAGTATACAAGAAGCTGTAGAAAAGTCTACAaggaattgaaaaattaatatgaaaaGCAACCAACGACACTTTTTAAGCACTCAAAGTAACTCTGAATGTCAGGTGTGGTTAAAAGTATATAATCAGTAATGATTTGGTTtagtaataaatcaaattacgTTAAGAGTGTTTTTATGATTACTgttaatatatacatattaatatacaggatgtctcagcgagaccggtcattagacgtttctggggttctggcgaaaataaaaatttgagaattcagacttaagtattatcaattacgatctcttcgactaaaatattttcagatttcttgcacttccggttataccggaagtcgccacctactttatttttttaaatggaacatcctgtatatttttacatatttggatttgtctgttttcagggtttataaataagtttactttttgcaatttgattcggccgttctcgaattattcgaatttttctagaaaaatctgctccagcagacatttgttcaaaaaatcagagaacactcgatttttgggatatcaatttaggattcagaatatgcttaaacaacatgatggagtatgttttggtgccgagaacggttatctagaacgtttggtcactttactatggcacgttcacttttcaaaatttggaagtaccataacttcatttttttaaatggcaacccccatattttattacttagtcgtcttcggcgtctcattctacatcttttatatcccatatgtcccatacctaacattaatagtttaggagataattagggttttttgaaaaatgcaccataacatatggatatttagcctagtgtgccattaaaaacaagccttctcaatgagttcttgtcaaagactcacttgtttacgtcacttgatgcatgtgagctaataattatctgttatgtcccttaatattagtactgaaaagagttaaaatcgataacaataacgaaagtactatttacacaaatcaagaaattcttaatttattttttatgcataaaaagcgcgacaaagttcgtagtatgattcctagatcttctttggcagctcgaattgaggtgttgggactgggctcgaaataagccaaggcaTTCACCTCTttcgttgcattatctactacattttttggccaatttaacacgtgattaattcgtccaaaatgcaaaaaatttgcttctattcttttaaatttatcttttgtcatcggaggtaaatgcggataattttcattaaatattctgcaagttctactaagaactttgtcgcacttttcgtgcacaaaaaataaattatggatttctttatttgtataaacattatttacgttattaatatccattttatctGGTTtcagactcacaagcatcaaacaacgtaaatcagactttgacgtttgtcaataagtcattaaacatttgttttccatggaaCACTAGGTcaatatcgatatgatatgtgagcatttttcaaaaaaccctaattatttctcaaactattaatgttaggcataggacgtatgggatataaaagatgtaaaatgaggcgccgaagacgactaagcaataaaatatagggggtgccattaaaaaaaatgaagttatggtgcttccaaatttcgaaaagttaacgtgtcatAGTAGAGTGACGAAACGATCTAGatagccgttctcggcacgaAAACATACttcatcatgttgcttaagcatgttctgaatcctaaattgatatctcaaaaatcgagtgttctatgatttttttaacaaatgtccgctggagcagatttttctagaaaaaaacgaataactcgagaacggccgaatcaaattgcaaaaagtaaagttatttataaaccttcaaaacagactaatccaaatatgtaaaaatatacggGGTGttccgtttaaaaaaataaagtaggtggcgacttccggtataaccggaagtgcttaagtctgaattctcaattttttattttggccagaaccacagaaacgtctaatgaccggtctcgctgagacaccctgtatacataataatacattttcagtaaatagtaatttaattttttaactacatttacataaatttattacaatttatttttctcttttttttttctttatcctCTCTTTCGGTTAGAATccgtttaaacaaaattgttttttcttttgataatTCCACAATTTCCTTAGTTTCGTCAACGTTCCAAGACAATCTCTTTAAATCGTTCCAAAATCTTTTATTTGGATCGACATTTAATTTATCCAACAATTGTTTAGACAATTGAGGAATAATCGGTTGTAAAATAATTCCGGAAACTCTCAACGTTTCAAACGTTAAATGTAACGTAATTTCTAATTGCGgtattaattcaatttttttccttaacTCCCATGGTTTCATCGTTTCAACGAATAAATTCGCAGCATGTAAAGTGTTTATAACCGAATCAACAActttataaaagttgtaatttTCGTAATGTTTGAAACAAACGTTTTCTAACGATTCAACTAATTCTATTAGTTTCTTTCCAgcttcaatttttgttatttcattaaaGGCGGTTTTATTTAATGGTGGAATTGtttgagttgggtttaaaGCGTTTCCACAACATCTACTTAATAAATTTCCGAATGTATCTGCTAATTCCGAGTTTAAAACTCTCATCAATTTTACTTCACTATAATctgaagaaaatattttaattaatttaaggggaccaacaaattttatttaattaaagttactTCCATCGCGATGAGTAATTCCTTCTCGAAGTAAAAAGTAACGAATCCCTTCATTTGTGTATGTGTTACTTAATTTTATTGGGGAAATAACATTACTTTTAGATTTTGACATCTTTTCACCATCAACGGTCCAATGGGAATGGCAAAGAATCGTTTTTGGTAACTTTAAACTTGCTGCCATTAAAAAAGCTGGCCAATATATTCCATGAAAtctaattaaagtaaattacTAAAATGTTCATGGAATAATATTCATTGATTACTTTAATATATCTTTGCCAATAACTTGAACGTTAGGTGGCCAACAATTTAACTCATTTGGATATCCAACAACactcaaataattaattaaagcatccatCCAAACGTAAATTGTTTGCGTACTATCGCCCGGTACTTTAATACCCCAATGTACTCTAGAAATTGGTCTTGAAATGGATACATCTCGCATTTCATCTTTTGTTATCCaatttaataagattttatgAAACTTTTTTGGTTGAACTGCGTTCTCTAAAActtaaaatgtaatataaatttcaaataaatgaGTTTAGTACCGTTTTGTAATAACCAATTCTTTAAATTATCTTGAAAATTCGATAATTTAAACATATAATTTTGTTCTTCTGTCCATTCAACTGGATGTCCACTTtctttagaaacttttattttttgtccATTACTTAATATTTGGTCGGTTACTTCTAAatcgcttaaaaatgtttcatcaGCTATGCAATACCACCCGGAATAATTTGCTGAGTAAACACAACCATTTTTATCTATAGTTTCCTTAAATAACATCAATTAAACAGCAATTGCAAACTACAATTCTTATATTAAATAAGGATAATTTTACCCAAAATTTATGCACAGCCTCTTTATGTTTAGCTTCGGTAGTTCTTATAAATCGAGTATAATCAACACTAAAACATTGAAACATCTCTTTATAACTATTAGAAAcatttaaacaatattcatTTAGAGGCTGATTATGCTTAATGGCTGATTGCTGAATTTTAGTTCCATGTTCATCAGTTCCTGttgaaaaaataacattttcttcaggatgaattaatttttgaaatctttgaATCGCATCCGCTATAACGGAACTGTATAAATGGCCTATATGTGGCGCTGGAATTATATGatgaaatttacaattttctaaCTAAATTAATGCTTACATGCGTTCACATAGTAAATAGGAGTCGTTATATAATAGCTTGGAATCAACGTGGAATATCTTCGTAAAGGtttaatcatatttttcttAGTGAATGATCGGcgaaaacataacctcattttctaacctcaaaaatgcatcaaaaatgataaacgtcaaaaattcatttgatttattaaaaatacttgaaatatatttgtcaaaataataaattctcgcaaataaaatgtttttaattacatattatgcaaaattataaaataaaaataataatttcaatgaaaattttattgaatttttatcgccacctatttttaaaaagcCCAACTTTAGTAAGAATGCATTTTAGTTTGTaagcataattttttttacttaccgCTTAAAATCTCGAGTAtgtacatttttcaattctacgtaaatattattattataaacttaTGATTCTTTGTAACGTTAATAAGATCCATTTTTATCTATAGTTTCCTTAAATAGCATCAATTAAACAGCAATTGCAAACTACAATTCTTATATCAAATAAGTTTACCCAAAATTTATGCACAGCCTCTTTATATTTAGCTTCGGTAGTTCTTATAAATCGAGTATAATCAACACTAAAACATTGAAACATCTCTTTATAACTATTAGAAACGTTTAAACAATATTCGTTTAGAGGCTGATTATGCTTAGTGGCTGATTGCTGAATTTTAGTTCCATGTTCATCAGTTCCTGttgaaaaaataacattttcttcctgatgaattaatttttgaaatctttgaATCGCATCCGCTATAACGGAACTATATAAATGGCCGATATATGGCGCTGGAATTATATGatgaaatttacaattttttaactaaattaatgCTTACATGCGTTCACATAGTAAATAGGAGTCGTTATATAATAGCTTGGAATCAACGTGGAATATCTTCGTAAAGGtttaatcatatttttcttAGTGAATGATCGGcgaaaacataacctcattttgtaacctcaaaaatgataaacgtcaaaaattcatttgattta
Protein-coding regions in this window:
- the LOC111422538 gene encoding methionine--tRNA ligase, mitochondrial isoform X2, coding for MYILEIVSGYKMRLCFRRSFTKKIMIKPLRRYSTLIPSYYITTPIYYVNASPHIGHLYSSVIADAIQRFQKLIHPEENVIFSTGTDEHGTKIQQSAIKHNQPLNEYCLNVSNSYKEMFQCFSVDYTRFIRTTEAKHKEAVHKFWETIDKNGCVYSANYSGWYCIADETFLSDLEVTDQILSNGQKIKVSKESGHPVEWTEEQNYMFKLSNFQDNLKNWLLQNENAVQPKKFHKILLNWITKDEMRDVSISRPISRVHWGIKVPGDSTQTIYVWMDALINYLSVVGYPNELNCWPPNVQVIGKDILKFHGIYWPAFLMAASLKLPKTILCHSHWTVDGEKMSKSKSNVISPIKLSNTYTNEGIRYFLLREGITHRDGNYSEVKLMRVLNSELADTFGNLLSRCCGNALNPTQTIPPLNKTAFNEITKIEAGKKLIELVESLENVCFKHYENYNFYKVVDSVINTLHAANLFVETMKPWELRKKIELIPQLEITLHLTFETLRVSGIILQPIIPQLSKQLLDKLNVDPNKRFWNDLKRLSWNVDETKEIVELSKEKTILFKRILTEREDKEKKKRKINCNKFM
- the LOC139432771 gene encoding methionine--tRNA ligase, mitochondrial-like; translation: MYILEIVSGYKMRLCFRRSFTKKNMIKPLRRYSTLIPSYYITTPIYYVNASPYIGHLYSSVIADAIQRFQKLIHQEENVIFSTGTDEHGTKIQQSATKHNQPLNEYCLNVSNSYKEMFQCFSVDYTRFIRTTEAKYKEAVHKFWETIDKNGSY
- the LOC111422538 gene encoding methionine--tRNA ligase, mitochondrial isoform X1 produces the protein MRLCFRRSFTKKNMIKPLRRYSTLIPSYYITTPIYYVNASPHIGHLYSSVIADAIQRFQKLIHPEENVIFSTGTDEHGTKIQQSAIKHNQPLNEYCLNVSNSYKEMFQCFSVDYTRFIRTTEAKHKEAVHKFWETIDKNGCVYSANYSGWYCIADETFLSDLEVTDQILSNGQKIKVSKESGHPVEWTEEQNYMFKLSNFQDNLKNWLLQNENAVQPKKFHKILLNWITKDEMRDVSISRPISRVHWGIKVPGDSTQTIYVWMDALINYLSVVGYPNELNCWPPNVQVIGKDILKFHGIYWPAFLMAASLKLPKTILCHSHWTVDGEKMSKSKSNVISPIKLSNTYTNEGIRYFLLREGITHRDGNYSEVKLMRVLNSELADTFGNLLSRCCGNALNPTQTIPPLNKTAFNEITKIEAGKKLIELVESLENVCFKHYENYNFYKVVDSVINTLHAANLFVETMKPWELRKKIELIPQLEITLHLTFETLRVSGIILQPIIPQLSKQLLDKLNVDPNKRFWNDLKRLSWNVDETKEIVELSKEKTILFKRILTEREDKEKKKRKINCNKFM